One window from the genome of Hoplias malabaricus isolate fHopMal1 chromosome X2, fHopMal1.hap1, whole genome shotgun sequence encodes:
- the LOC136677415 gene encoding four-jointed box protein 1-like gives MRTPPLGFFLVPFMCTSICTPSPSCYPSCTSSGQILDSPQVPGRDWWEHTGSLRVIQLEAGCGRATNRLATLEDGSRVCVRYGVDQDQVLGETLSFHVATLLGINNVPPLVLTKPDPSWQKWSAVRDSIVALNWSANTIVSLTQWVPNATQVSIPIQFRKQLGTGGYSTLENLTPSELLQWTDLILFDYLTANFDRVANHLFNLQWDRLALDRLTNNLLRTSEGQLVFIDNEAGLVHGYRVLDRWEHIHQMLLNSTCEYRDQTVQRLTELNLCRKAAQHLRQVYEAREPFAKELGFLSEAHMLIFQDRVDTLYRHFLKCDNET, from the coding sequence ATGAGGACTCCACCACTGGGCTTTTTTCTTGTGCCTTTTATGTGCACTTCCATCTGCACTCCCTCTCCAAGCTGTTATCCTTCATGCACCTCCTCTGGACAGATACTGGACAGTCCTCAGGTCCCTGGTCGGGATTGGTGGGAACACACAGGGAGTTTGCGAGTGATCCAGTTGGAAGCAGGTTGTGGCCGGGCCACTAATCGCCTGGCAACTCTTGAGGATGGCAGTAGGGTTTGTGTGCGTTATGGAGTTGACCAAGACCAAGTACTTGGAGAGACCCTTTCCTTCCATGTGGCCACATTACTGGGAATCAACAATGTGCCTCCTCTAGTGCTGACCAAGCCGGACCCTTCTTGGCAGAAGTGGTCAGCGGTCAGAGACAGTATAGTAGCCTTGAACTGGTCGGCGAATACTATCGTGTCCCTGACACAGTGGGTCCCCAATGCCACACAAGTATCCATTCCCATCCAGTTTAGGAAGCAACTGGGGACAGGTGGATATTCAACTTTGGAGAACTTGACCCCAAGTGAACTGTTGCAGTGGACCGACCTCATCCTATTCGACTACTTGACGGCAAATTTCGACAGAGTCGCCAACCACCTCTTCAACCTGCAATGGGACAGACTCGCCTTGGACAGACTGACCAATAACCTGCTCAGGACTTCCGAGGGTCAACTGGTGTTCATTGATAACGAGGCTGGGCTTGTCCATGGATACAGAGTGCTGGACCGCTGGGAGCATATCCACCAAATGCTGCTCAACTCCACTTGTGAGTACAGGGACCAAACGGTCCAGCGCCTGACAGAGCTAAATCTCTGCAGAAAAGCAGCTCAGCATCTGCGGCAGGTTTACGAAGCTAGAGAACCTTTCGCCAAAGAGTTAGGGTTTCTGTCTGAGGCTCACATGCTCATTTTTCAGGACAGAGTGGACACACTGTACAGACATTTCCTAAAGTGTGACAATGAGACTTGA